The proteins below come from a single Streptococcus hyointestinalis genomic window:
- the rpoB gene encoding DNA-directed RNA polymerase subunit beta, translating into MAGHEVQYGKHRTRRSFSRIKEVLDLPNLIEIQTDSFKDFLENGLKEVFEDVLPISNFTDTMELEFVGYEFKEPKYTLEEARIHDASYSAPIFVTFRLVNKETGEIKTQEVFFGDFPLMTEMGTFIINGGERIIVSQLVRSPGVYFNDKVDKNGKVGYGSTVIPNRGAWLELETDSKDIGYTRIDRTRKIPFTTLVRALGFSGDDEIMDIFGDSELVRNTIEKDIHKNPADSRTDEALKEIYERLRPGEPKTADSSRSLLTARFFDPRRYDLAAVGRYKINKKLNLKTRLLNQTIAENLVDPETGEILVEAGTVMTRDVIDSIADYIDGDLNKFVYTPNDYAVVTEPVILQKFKVVAPTDPDRVVTIVGNANPDDKTRALTPADILAEMSYFLNLSEGIGKVDDIDHLGNRRIRAVGELLANQFRIGLARMERNVRERMSVQDNEVLTPQQIINIRPVTAAVKEFFGSSQLSQFMDQHNPLSELSHKRRLSALGPGGLTRDRAGYEVRDVHYTHYGRMCPIETPEGPNIGLINNLSSYGHLNKYGFIQTPYRKVDRKTGVVTNEVEWLTADEEDEYTVAQANSKLNPDGTFAEEIVMGRHQGNNQEFPASIVDYVDVSPKQVVAVATACIPFLENDDSNRALMGANMQRQAVPLIDPHAPYVGTGMEYQAAHDSGAAVIAKHDGRVVFSDAEKVEVRREDGSLDVYHITKFRRSNSGTAYNQRTLVKVGDLVEKGDFIADGPSMERGEMALGQNPIVAYMTWEGYNFEDAVIMSERLVKEDVYTSVHLEEFESETRDTKLGPEEITREIPNVGEEALKELDEMGIIRIGAEVKEGDILVGKVTPKGEKDLSAEERLLHAIFGDKSREVRDTSLRVPHGGDGVVRDVKIFTRANGDELQSGVNMLVRVYIAQKRKIKVGDKMAGRHGNKGVVSRIVPVEDMPYLPDGTPVDIMLNPLGVPSRMNIGQVMELHLGMAARNLGIHIATPVFDGASSEDLWDTVREAGMDSDAKTVLYDGRTGEPFDNRVSVGVMYMIKLHHMVDDKLHARSVGPYSLVTQQPLGGKAQFGGQRFGEMEVWALEAYGASNVLQEILTYKSDDVAGRLKAYEAITKGKPIPKPGVPESFRVLVKELQSLGLDMRVLDEDDNEVELRDLDEGEDDDVMHVDELEKARKEQEAKAKAEAENQEEAPATND; encoded by the coding sequence TTGGCAGGACATGAAGTTCAATACGGTAAACACCGTACACGTCGTAGTTTTTCAAGAATCAAAGAGGTTCTTGATTTACCTAATTTGATTGAAATTCAGACAGATTCGTTTAAAGACTTTTTGGAAAATGGGCTAAAAGAAGTCTTTGAAGACGTGCTCCCAATCTCAAACTTTACAGATACTATGGAGCTTGAATTTGTAGGGTATGAGTTCAAAGAGCCAAAATATACCCTAGAAGAAGCTCGTATCCATGACGCTTCTTACTCTGCACCTATCTTTGTGACCTTCCGCTTGGTCAACAAAGAAACTGGTGAAATCAAGACACAAGAAGTGTTCTTTGGTGACTTCCCTCTCATGACAGAAATGGGAACTTTCATCATCAATGGTGGTGAACGTATCATCGTTAGTCAGCTTGTGCGCTCTCCAGGTGTCTACTTTAACGATAAAGTTGACAAAAATGGTAAGGTCGGCTACGGCTCAACCGTTATCCCTAACCGTGGGGCTTGGCTAGAGCTTGAAACCGACTCAAAAGACATCGGTTATACAAGGATCGACCGTACACGTAAGATTCCATTTACAACGCTTGTGCGTGCGCTTGGATTCTCTGGTGACGATGAAATCATGGATATCTTTGGCGATAGCGAGCTTGTGCGCAACACCATCGAAAAAGACATCCACAAAAACCCAGCAGACTCACGTACAGACGAAGCCCTCAAGGAAATTTACGAGCGCTTGCGTCCAGGTGAGCCAAAGACAGCGGACAGCTCACGTAGTCTCTTGACAGCTCGCTTCTTTGACCCACGTCGCTATGACTTGGCAGCTGTTGGTCGCTACAAGATTAACAAAAAACTCAACCTCAAGACCCGTCTTTTGAACCAAACTATCGCTGAAAACTTGGTTGACCCTGAAACTGGTGAAATCTTAGTTGAAGCTGGTACTGTCATGACACGTGATGTCATCGACTCTATCGCAGACTACATCGACGGCGACCTCAACAAGTTTGTCTACACACCAAATGACTATGCTGTTGTGACTGAGCCTGTGATTTTACAAAAATTCAAGGTCGTTGCACCGACAGATCCAGACCGTGTCGTGACTATCGTTGGTAATGCTAACCCAGATGACAAGACACGTGCCTTGACACCAGCTGATATCCTTGCTGAGATGAGCTACTTCCTCAATCTTTCAGAAGGTATCGGTAAGGTCGATGATATTGACCACCTCGGGAACCGTCGTATCCGTGCGGTCGGTGAGCTTCTTGCCAACCAATTCCGTATCGGTCTTGCTCGTATGGAGCGTAACGTGCGTGAGCGCATGAGCGTTCAGGACAATGAAGTCCTCACACCACAACAAATCATCAACATCCGTCCTGTGACAGCTGCCGTCAAAGAGTTCTTTGGTTCTTCTCAATTGTCACAGTTCATGGACCAACACAACCCGCTCTCTGAGCTTTCTCACAAACGCCGTCTATCAGCCTTAGGACCTGGTGGTTTGACTCGTGACCGTGCGGGATATGAAGTGCGTGACGTGCACTACACACACTACGGTCGTATGTGTCCGATTGAAACGCCTGAAGGACCTAACATCGGTTTGATTAACAACTTGTCAAGCTATGGTCACCTCAACAAATACGGTTTCATCCAAACACCATACCGCAAGGTTGACAGAAAAACAGGTGTCGTGACCAATGAAGTCGAATGGTTGACAGCGGACGAAGAAGACGAGTACACAGTTGCCCAAGCCAACTCTAAGCTCAATCCAGACGGAACATTTGCTGAAGAAATCGTCATGGGACGTCACCAAGGTAACAACCAAGAGTTCCCAGCAAGTATCGTTGACTATGTGGACGTATCACCTAAGCAGGTAGTTGCGGTGGCGACAGCATGTATTCCTTTCCTTGAAAACGATGACTCCAACCGTGCCCTCATGGGTGCCAACATGCAACGTCAGGCTGTGCCATTGATTGACCCGCATGCGCCTTATGTCGGAACAGGTATGGAATATCAAGCAGCCCACGACTCTGGTGCGGCAGTTATTGCTAAACACGACGGACGTGTCGTCTTCTCAGACGCTGAAAAGGTTGAAGTACGCCGTGAGGACGGTAGCCTTGATGTTTACCACATCACAAAATTCCGTCGTTCAAACTCTGGTACTGCCTACAACCAACGCACACTTGTCAAGGTTGGCGACTTGGTTGAAAAAGGTGATTTCATCGCAGACGGACCTTCTATGGAGCGTGGTGAAATGGCGCTTGGACAAAACCCTATCGTTGCCTACATGACATGGGAAGGGTATAACTTTGAGGATGCGGTCATCATGAGTGAGCGCTTGGTTAAAGAGGACGTTTACACCTCTGTCCACCTTGAAGAGTTTGAGTCTGAAACACGTGATACAAAGCTTGGCCCTGAAGAAATCACCCGTGAAATCCCTAACGTCGGTGAGGAAGCCCTCAAAGAGCTTGACGAGATGGGTATTATCCGTATCGGTGCTGAGGTTAAAGAAGGTGACATCCTCGTTGGTAAAGTCACTCCTAAGGGTGAAAAAGACCTCTCAGCTGAAGAACGTCTCCTTCATGCTATCTTTGGTGACAAGTCTCGTGAAGTCCGTGACACATCTCTACGTGTACCACACGGTGGTGACGGTGTCGTTCGTGACGTGAAGATCTTTACACGTGCAAACGGTGATGAACTGCAATCTGGTGTCAACATGCTGGTGCGTGTCTACATCGCTCAAAAACGTAAGATTAAAGTCGGAGATAAGATGGCGGGACGCCACGGAAATAAAGGGGTTGTCTCTCGTATCGTTCCTGTTGAGGACATGCCATATCTTCCAGACGGAACACCAGTTGACATCATGTTGAACCCACTTGGGGTGCCATCTCGTATGAATATCGGACAAGTTATGGAGCTTCACCTTGGTATGGCAGCTCGTAACCTTGGCATTCATATCGCAACACCAGTCTTTGACGGAGCAAGCTCAGAAGACCTCTGGGATACTGTTCGTGAAGCTGGTATGGATAGCGACGCTAAGACTGTCCTTTACGATGGACGTACTGGTGAGCCATTTGATAACCGTGTGTCTGTTGGTGTCATGTACATGATCAAGCTTCACCACATGGTTGATGATAAATTGCACGCGCGTTCAGTCGGACCTTACTCACTCGTTACCCAACAACCGCTTGGTGGTAAAGCCCAGTTTGGTGGACAACGTTTCGGTGAGATGGAGGTTTGGGCGCTTGAAGCCTACGGTGCGTCAAATGTCCTTCAAGAAATCTTGACTTACAAGTCAGATGACGTTGCTGGACGTCTAAAAGCCTATGAAGCCATCACAAAAGGCAAACCAATTCCAAAACCAGGTGTGCCTGAGTCCTTCCGAGTGCTTGTCAAAGAATTGCAATCACTTGGTCTTGACATGCGTGTTCTTGACGAGGATGACAATGAAGTCGAACTTCGTGACCTTGATGAGGGCGAAGACGATGACGTCATGCACGTTGATGAGCTTGAAAAAGCAAGAAAAGAGCAAGAAGCAAAGGCAAAAGCAGAAGCTGAAAATCAAGAAGAAGCACCTGCAACAAATGACTAA